In Geminocystis sp. NIES-3709, a single genomic region encodes these proteins:
- a CDS encoding inositol monophosphatase family protein, which yields MNYQTEISKLLDVALLAAQAGGNVLQSYWGRQLNIRQKGRAGDLITEVDQKAEKEILTVIDRHFPDHSILAEESGILGTSDSEYLWVIDPLDGTTNYAHGYPQASVSIGLLVSGIPKVGVVYNPMHNELWSAAQGLGATLNHIPIKVSTTDNLADSLLVTGFAYDRREVEDNNYAEFCYLTHLTQGVRRGGSASLDLCHVAGGRLDGYWERGLKPWDLLAGVVILQEAGGQISAYNDTQFDLYSGRILATNGHIHSALSKALLNTPHSSKFSFLEY from the coding sequence ATGAACTATCAGACGGAAATCTCAAAACTTCTTGATGTTGCACTATTAGCCGCTCAGGCAGGGGGTAATGTATTACAAAGCTATTGGGGAAGACAACTTAATATCAGACAAAAAGGTAGGGCAGGAGATTTAATTACAGAAGTAGATCAAAAAGCCGAAAAAGAAATACTTACTGTTATCGATCGACACTTTCCTGATCATAGTATCTTAGCAGAAGAATCAGGTATTTTGGGAACATCAGATAGTGAATATTTATGGGTAATTGATCCTCTGGATGGTACTACGAATTACGCTCATGGTTATCCCCAAGCGTCAGTATCTATAGGTTTGCTAGTGTCAGGAATACCGAAAGTGGGTGTTGTCTATAATCCCATGCACAATGAATTATGGAGTGCCGCCCAAGGATTAGGGGCAACTCTTAATCATATTCCGATAAAAGTTTCCACTACAGATAACTTAGCTGATAGTCTTTTGGTAACAGGTTTTGCATACGATCGTCGGGAAGTAGAGGATAATAATTATGCAGAGTTTTGTTATCTTACCCATTTGACTCAAGGAGTGAGACGTGGAGGTAGTGCATCTCTGGATTTGTGTCATGTGGCGGGAGGAAGACTAGATGGTTATTGGGAAAGAGGATTAAAACCTTGGGATTTATTAGCAGGAGTTGTGATTCTTCAAGAAGCAGGAGGACAAATATCAGCATATAATGATACTCAGTTTGATCTCTATAGTGGGAGAATTTTGGCTACCAATGGTCATATACATTCTGCTTTGAGTAAAGCCTTACTTAATACTCCTCATTCGTCAAAATTTTCTTTTTTGGAGTATTAA
- a CDS encoding DnaJ domain-containing protein: protein MMISDLKHGLFKYDVKDYYAILGVPISASPKDVRLRYLKIAYQLHPDTNRAETEAEKQKASMILSKLVNPAYENLYKDNLRKECQLIFSEIGRRLASDQYKITIGSDTAKKLLQEERNLDKVYLETLEKLAPEQYHDLDKLSIKIALISELNMVYLMRQKNPNFKSASSQPQIVVSEAGISQSSGKNVPVMNTNNPPVSDNPPPKATVSRIDKLIASAKQHLENGNYEQGILDLREAVKIDASSSTVHALLGSLYMKQNNLVYARIHINKAIALNSNDSIALQAQKELKEIEKKEKSAPESTVKSTKEVKGSKPTDKGKEKSKDGKGKKEPPKIFGIPLW from the coding sequence ATGATGATTTCTGACTTAAAACATGGTTTATTCAAATACGATGTAAAAGATTATTATGCCATTTTAGGAGTTCCTATTTCTGCTAGTCCGAAAGATGTTAGACTACGGTATCTTAAAATTGCTTATCAGCTTCATCCTGACACTAATCGGGCTGAAACGGAAGCAGAAAAACAAAAAGCTAGTATGATTCTTTCAAAGTTAGTTAATCCAGCTTATGAAAATTTATATAAGGATAATTTACGCAAAGAATGCCAATTAATTTTCTCAGAAATTGGTCGTAGATTAGCCTCAGATCAATATAAAATTACAATTGGTAGTGATACAGCAAAAAAATTATTACAAGAAGAAAGAAATTTAGATAAAGTATATCTGGAAACCTTGGAAAAATTGGCTCCAGAACAATATCATGATTTAGATAAATTATCCATAAAAATTGCTCTAATTAGTGAACTAAATATGGTTTATTTGATGCGTCAAAAAAATCCCAATTTTAAAAGTGCCTCTAGTCAACCGCAAATTGTGGTTAGTGAAGCAGGTATCAGTCAATCTTCAGGAAAGAATGTTCCTGTGATGAATACCAATAATCCCCCAGTGTCCGATAACCCACCACCGAAAGCCACTGTTTCTCGTATTGATAAGTTAATTGCCAGTGCCAAGCAACACTTAGAAAATGGTAATTATGAGCAAGGTATTCTTGATTTGAGGGAAGCCGTTAAAATTGATGCTAGTAGTAGTACTGTTCATGCCTTACTAGGATCTCTATATATGAAACAGAATAATCTTGTTTATGCACGTATTCATATTAACAAGGCTATAGCGCTTAATAGTAATGATTCGATCGCACTTCAGGCACAAAAAGAACTTAAGGAAATAGAGAAAAAAGAAAAGTCTGCACCCGAAAGTACTGTAAAATCAACTAAAGAAGTTAAAGGAAGTAAACCTACCGATAAGGGAAAAGAGAAATCTAAAGATGGTAAAGGGAAAAAAGAGCCGCCCAAAATTTTTGGTATTCCTTTATGGTAG
- a CDS encoding ATP phosphoribosyltransferase regulatory subunit: MIHQAPAGARDLLPLEVAQKSWINDCLQQVFQRWGYKRIVTSTIEWVDTLMAGGAIDPSTVIQLQNTTEGRLGLRPELTASIARAAVNRLTNHTIQRLCYRANVFRNPPEGHHGRQLEFYQAGIELLFTDGVLADAEILLLLADCLQCLGIQSWQLLLGDAGLTRSLLQIFPDNLQPEILKCIANLDRVTLENLPLSPDLKSKALQIFDLRGNPLEVLEKVTELDLDEKGFFAVNHLKSLIDLVNYNSEQKLPIILDLSLIQTFDYYTGITFSAISLKQNKPYVLGQGGRYNQLLSLYHPEKQSSPGIGFSFNIEDLHSCLLNTPNLPQKTPPSDWLIIPENPSCVKQAFSYAQKLRNSKNLTRVEIDLEFRSKEDIRKYTQNEGILNVAWIDENGNDSIELGF, encoded by the coding sequence ATGATTCATCAAGCACCCGCAGGCGCAAGAGATTTATTACCCCTAGAAGTCGCTCAAAAAAGTTGGATAAATGATTGTCTTCAACAAGTATTCCAACGTTGGGGATATAAAAGAATTGTAACATCTACTATTGAATGGGTTGATACTCTCATGGCTGGAGGAGCGATCGACCCTTCTACTGTAATACAGTTACAAAATACCACAGAAGGAAGACTAGGATTAAGACCAGAATTAACGGCTTCTATTGCGAGGGCGGCGGTAAATCGTCTCACAAACCACACGATTCAAAGACTTTGTTATCGAGCTAATGTTTTTCGTAATCCTCCAGAAGGACATCATGGAAGACAATTAGAGTTTTATCAAGCAGGAATCGAATTATTATTTACCGATGGGGTTTTAGCCGATGCAGAAATTTTGCTATTGTTAGCAGATTGTTTGCAATGTTTAGGAATTCAATCTTGGCAACTACTCTTAGGAGATGCTGGTTTAACTAGATCTTTATTACAGATTTTTCCTGATAATTTACAACCAGAAATTTTAAAATGTATCGCTAATCTCGATCGAGTTACCTTAGAAAATTTACCCTTATCACCTGATTTAAAATCGAAAGCTTTACAGATTTTTGACTTAAGGGGAAACCCTTTAGAAGTATTAGAAAAAGTTACTGAATTAGATTTAGATGAAAAAGGATTTTTTGCCGTTAATCATCTTAAATCCTTGATTGATTTAGTTAACTATAATAGTGAGCAAAAATTGCCAATAATTTTAGATTTAAGTCTAATACAAACCTTTGATTATTATACAGGAATAACATTTTCTGCCATCAGTTTAAAACAAAATAAACCTTATGTATTAGGACAAGGTGGACGTTATAATCAATTGTTAAGTCTTTATCATCCTGAGAAACAATCCTCTCCCGGTATTGGTTTTTCATTTAATATAGAAGACCTACATAGTTGCTTATTAAACACTCCTAATTTACCCCAAAAAACTCCTCCTAGTGACTGGTTAATTATTCCCGAAAATCCATCTTGTGTAAAACAGGCTTTTAGTTACGCTCAAAAATTGAGAAACAGTAAAAATCTCACTAGAGTCGAAATTGATTTAGAGTTTCGCAGTAAAGAAGATATTAGGAAATATACACAAAATGAGGGTATTTTAAACGTAGCTTGGATTGATGAAAATGGGAATGATTCGATCGAATTAGGATTTTAA